A genomic window from Quercus lobata isolate SW786 chromosome 10, ValleyOak3.0 Primary Assembly, whole genome shotgun sequence includes:
- the LOC115963560 gene encoding uncharacterized protein LOC115963560 isoform X2, producing MDSNFCTDSAGNKFTRNPNSTLHVHFDRRRMFVNLTTHVPERLLQLNGETRLVRATNNCIKLRVCLTFPEPVLNSSAEILNSLKVQILYALQLSQGTLLPLAVSKQHPGHRRFEYKAATCVSGMAIVTVNINSTIICISGTPVSQVEPITFLYDSLRPAVTLSTPRSESLRPAVMLSTPSHIRTRERNIPMLIKFVKPVFGANSSILSIIGGNIQSFKEISSRIYAIEIKAENDSVYCVSVFVPENVIGDVAGNKNLRSNDLQLCPYHVPKISSVVAVLATASFVATAVAAGLLTVSIASLSSIGAFPTPFSSFSNPARNLFRSACHIQVFALSRWLAVKLPVNYYEFARGLRWSIPYFSLPWESGHIHPVVVGSSPLTNSDSYRSKIHDSGIFLGVQPKQGNLSRAASIYKARLRPNPKEYISLFQNNSKPDAEYKLDGWEDFSRTMFWLAIIGGSLILLHALLLAILKFRKQKQRGYGLLTFPRFEIFLVNLALPSICEASSALIRGGTRSGIVVGSPFLGAVSFLLLALLWFLSTRITFAKQLQYKEAHQAGRRFYSLGNRGQWTWKQNSDCLIILGPLYEDIRGPILSQISGESVDKDGDGIIASNEETEELCPKVEEVSGDNVVITSGTRLDLAPPSSARSTSRSTQPSPIPSARPHTTTTSTGTLTSSSSVHPNVDDGIIASDDGIIASDDKTEEVYPKAEVFGGSVHTHSEAPFNQKLFGKLRLYYTLLESLRRIVLGTMTGVYKDHWPSEIPTIILLCITSFQLLFLVLNKPFINNAVQFVEIISVSSEVCVFAICLVLLESPSVAQDETMVGVFMLILFLLGFLPQMMNQWYALKRQIKQMDSKKKHFLTGLKIVSIGLALLFISQDFLDNELQGIFGDGDQGQEDDNVNIDDQGKEETNDTGDQAKEETDDKDGEGEEETNRRNSGSSNRRNPRRRNRNRNSGSRNSGTTVPEKSWLNQLVDPVMNCMGLPKII from the exons ATGGATAGTAATTTTTGTACCGACAGTGCCGGGAACAAATTTACAAGAAACCCGAATTCTACTCTCCATGTGCATTTTG ATAGACGAAGAATGTTTGTGAACTTAACTACTCATGTTCCAGAAAGGCTACTTCAACTTAATGGTGAAACTAGACTGGTGCGAGCAACTAATAACTGTATTAAACTAAGGGTGTGTTTAACCTTTCCAGAGCCAGTTCTCAACTCATCTGcagaaattttaaattctctCAAAGTGCAAATTTTATATGCTCTCCAATTGAGTCAGGGCACACTTCTTCCTCTGGCCGTCAGTAAACAACATCCAGGACATCGCAGATTTGAATATAAG GCTGCTACATGTGTATCTGGCATGGCTATAGTCACAGTAAACATTAATTCAACTATAATATGCATTTCAGGGACTCCAGTTTCCCAAGTTGAACCAATTACTTTCCTATATG ATTCTCTGAGACCTGCTGTAACGTTGAGTACACCACGTTCAGAATCTCTTAGGCCCGCTGTAATGTTGAGTACACCATCCCATATTAGGACAAGAGAACGCAACATCCCTATGTTGATAAAATTCGTGAAGCCTGTATTTGGCGCCAACTCTTCTATATTATCAATCATAGGAGGGAATATACAGAG CTTTAAAGAAATAAGTTCAAGAATATATGCTATAGAGATAAAAGCAGAAAATGATAGTGTATACTGTGTATCCGTCTTTGTTCCTGAAAACGTGATTGGGGATGTTGCTGGAAACAAAAATCTACGTTCCAATGATCTACAACTATGTCCCT atcaTGTGCCCAAAATATCTTCTGTGGTTGCTGTGCTTGCAACTGCTTCATTTGTGGCGACAGCTGTTGCTGCCGGGCTGCTTACGGTTTCAATTGCAAGCCTTTCCTCCATTGGGGCATTTCCAACAccattttcatctttttctaaTCCTGCAAGGAATCTTTTT AGAAGTGCATGCCATATTCAGGTTTTTGCATTATCTAGATGGTTGGCAGTGAAACTGCCAGTGAATTATTATGAATTTGCAAGGGGTTTGCGATGGAGCATTCCCTACTTCAGTCTTCCATGGGAGTCTGGGCACATCCACCCAGTCGTGGTGGGCTCAAGTCCTCTGACCAACTCAGATTCCTACAGGTCTAAAATTCATGATTCAGGAATTTTCCTGGGTGTGCAGCCAAAACAAGGGAATTTGAGTAGGGCTGCTTCCATATACAAAGCACGATTGCGGCCAAATCCCAAAGAATATATATCATTATTTCAG AACAATAGTAAACCAGATGCTGAATATAAATTGGATGG GTGGGAGGATTTTAGTAGAACTATGTTCTGGTTAGCCATAATTGGTGGCAGTTTAATACTGCTGCATGCTCTACTCCTTGccatcctaaaatttaggaagCAAAAGCAGAGGGGTTATGGACTACTCACATTCCCAAGATTTGAAATATTCCTTGTAAATCTTGCACTACCTAGTATTTGTGAGGCCTCTTCTGCTCTAATTAGAG GAGGAACACGATCAGGGATTGTAGTTGGCAGTCCGTTTCTGGGTGCTGTGTCTTTTCTACTGCTAGCCTTGCTCTGGTTCCTCTCTACACGCATTACATTTGCAAAGCAACTTCAATACAAGGAAGCTCATCAAGCAGGTCGGAGATTTTACAGTCTTGGAAATAGAGGCCAATGGACATGGAAACAAAACTCTGATTGCCTAATCATTTTAGGGCCTCTATACGAAGATATAAGAGGCCCCATCCTCTCACAGATTTCTGGAGAAAGTGTTGATAAAGATGGTGATGGGATCATTGCCTCTAATGAGGAAACTGAAGAGCTTTGTCCAAAAGTAGAAGAGGTTTCTGGGGACAATGTTGTGATAACATCAGGGACGAGGCTTGACTTAGCTCCACCAAGTTCAGCGCGAAGTACGTCCCGTTCAACTCAACCGAGTCCTATTCCCTCAGCAAGACCACACACTACAACAACTTCGACTGGCACCTTGACGTCTAGCTCAAGTGTTCATCCAAATGTTGATGATGGGATCATTGCCTCCGATGACGGGATCATTGCCTCTGATGACAAAACCGAAGAGGTTTATCCAAAAGCTGAGGTTTTTGGGGGCAGTGTTCATACACATTCAGAGGCACCTTTTAACCAAAAGCTGTTTGGGAAACTCAGATTATACTACACATTGCTTGAGTCCTTAAGACGCATTGTACTAGGGACTATGACTGGTGTCTATAAGGACCATTGGCCTTCTGAGATTCCCACTATAATATTGCTATGCATCACTTCTTTTCAGCTCTTATTCCTTGTTCTCAATAAGCCATTTATTAATAATGCAGTTCAGTTTGTTGAGATCATTTCAGTTTCTAGTGAAGTATGTGTATTTGCTATTTGTTTAGTTCTCCTGGAGAGTCCGTCTGTAGCCCAAGATGAGACTATGGTTGGAGTGTTCATGCTTATACTTTTCCTACTGGGATTTTTACCACAGATGATGAATCAATGGTATGCTCTCAAAAGACAGATAAAGCAGATGGACTCTAAAAAGAAGCATTTCCTAACTGGTTTGAAGATAGTTTCAATAGGATTAGCTCTGCTTTTCATCTCACAGGATTTTTTGGATAACGAGCTCCAAGGAATTTTTGGGGATGGTGACCAAGGGCAGGAAGATGATAATGTCAATATTGATGACCAAGGGAAGGAAGAGACTAATGACACTGGTGACCAAGCGAAGGAAGAGACTGATGACAAAGATGGCGAAGGAGAGGAAGAGACTAACAGAAGGAACTCTGGGAGTAGTAACAGAAGGAATCCTAGGAGAAGGAATAGGAACAGGAACTCTGGGAGTAGGAACTCGGGAACAACTGTGCCAGAAAAATCATGGTTAAACCAATTGGTCGATCCTGTTATGAACTGTATGGGATTGCCTAAGATAATTTAA
- the LOC115963560 gene encoding uncharacterized protein LOC115963560 isoform X1 has product MSQTSIKVYSAMGLLKLPLVVLLCSVFSLLGFILCDDSELTVKFLTTPHAFSKLNSTIFVFEVLVGGSGTCTNCNITCKLDDGIASNCEGRTVSYAGLQDGNHTFEVCTNRSQGVGCGSYSWTVDTVPPTAYITTSTPFTNALNVSINISFSEPCTGPTGGGGFVCSSVNDCNLLVYGAGQVIPSSLNILQPNLQYSVLVGLSSTAQYGRVILAMDSNFCTDSAGNKFTRNPNSTLHVHFDRRRMFVNLTTHVPERLLQLNGETRLVRATNNCIKLRVCLTFPEPVLNSSAEILNSLKVQILYALQLSQGTLLPLAVSKQHPGHRRFEYKAATCVSGMAIVTVNINSTIICISGTPVSQVEPITFLYDSLRPAVTLSTPRSESLRPAVMLSTPSHIRTRERNIPMLIKFVKPVFGANSSILSIIGGNIQSFKEISSRIYAIEIKAENDSVYCVSVFVPENVIGDVAGNKNLRSNDLQLCPYHVPKISSVVAVLATASFVATAVAAGLLTVSIASLSSIGAFPTPFSSFSNPARNLFRSACHIQVFALSRWLAVKLPVNYYEFARGLRWSIPYFSLPWESGHIHPVVVGSSPLTNSDSYRSKIHDSGIFLGVQPKQGNLSRAASIYKARLRPNPKEYISLFQNNSKPDAEYKLDGWEDFSRTMFWLAIIGGSLILLHALLLAILKFRKQKQRGYGLLTFPRFEIFLVNLALPSICEASSALIRGGTRSGIVVGSPFLGAVSFLLLALLWFLSTRITFAKQLQYKEAHQAGRRFYSLGNRGQWTWKQNSDCLIILGPLYEDIRGPILSQISGESVDKDGDGIIASNEETEELCPKVEEVSGDNVVITSGTRLDLAPPSSARSTSRSTQPSPIPSARPHTTTTSTGTLTSSSSVHPNVDDGIIASDDGIIASDDKTEEVYPKAEVFGGSVHTHSEAPFNQKLFGKLRLYYTLLESLRRIVLGTMTGVYKDHWPSEIPTIILLCITSFQLLFLVLNKPFINNAVQFVEIISVSSEVCVFAICLVLLESPSVAQDETMVGVFMLILFLLGFLPQMMNQWYALKRQIKQMDSKKKHFLTGLKIVSIGLALLFISQDFLDNELQGIFGDGDQGQEDDNVNIDDQGKEETNDTGDQAKEETDDKDGEGEEETNRRNSGSSNRRNPRRRNRNRNSGSRNSGTTVPEKSWLNQLVDPVMNCMGLPKII; this is encoded by the exons ATGTCTCAGACTTCAATTAAGGTCTACTCTGCAATGGGCTTGCTCAAGCTTCCACTGGTGGTTTTACTTTGCTcggttttttctcttttgggttTCATACTCTGTGATGACTCAGAGCTCACTGTGAAGTTCTTGACGACTCCCCATGCATTCTCAAAACTCAACTCAACCATATTCGTCTTTGAAGTTCTTGTGGGTGGGAGTGGCACTTGCACCAATTGTAATATCACTTGCAAG CTGGATGATGGCATTGCTTCGAATTGTGAAGGTAGGACGGTTTCGTATGCAGGTTTGCAGGATGGAAATCATACATTTGAGGTTTGCACCAACAGGTCCCAAGGAGTTGGCTGCGGTAGCTATAGCTGGACTGTTG ATACAGTCCCGCCTACGGCATATATCACAACCTCAACACCTTTCACAAATGCTCTGAATGTTTCTATAAATATATCTTTCAGTGAACCTTGTACTGGACCTACTGGTGGAGGAGGTTTTGTGTGCTCGTCTGTGAATGACTGCAAT CTTTTGGTCTATGGTGCTGGCCAAGTTATACCATCCTCGCTCAACATTCTACAGCCAAACCTTCAATATTCTGTCCTTGTGGGTTTATCATCCACTGCTCAGTATGGGCGAGTGATTTTGGCAATGGATAGTAATTTTTGTACCGACAGTGCCGGGAACAAATTTACAAGAAACCCGAATTCTACTCTCCATGTGCATTTTG ATAGACGAAGAATGTTTGTGAACTTAACTACTCATGTTCCAGAAAGGCTACTTCAACTTAATGGTGAAACTAGACTGGTGCGAGCAACTAATAACTGTATTAAACTAAGGGTGTGTTTAACCTTTCCAGAGCCAGTTCTCAACTCATCTGcagaaattttaaattctctCAAAGTGCAAATTTTATATGCTCTCCAATTGAGTCAGGGCACACTTCTTCCTCTGGCCGTCAGTAAACAACATCCAGGACATCGCAGATTTGAATATAAG GCTGCTACATGTGTATCTGGCATGGCTATAGTCACAGTAAACATTAATTCAACTATAATATGCATTTCAGGGACTCCAGTTTCCCAAGTTGAACCAATTACTTTCCTATATG ATTCTCTGAGACCTGCTGTAACGTTGAGTACACCACGTTCAGAATCTCTTAGGCCCGCTGTAATGTTGAGTACACCATCCCATATTAGGACAAGAGAACGCAACATCCCTATGTTGATAAAATTCGTGAAGCCTGTATTTGGCGCCAACTCTTCTATATTATCAATCATAGGAGGGAATATACAGAG CTTTAAAGAAATAAGTTCAAGAATATATGCTATAGAGATAAAAGCAGAAAATGATAGTGTATACTGTGTATCCGTCTTTGTTCCTGAAAACGTGATTGGGGATGTTGCTGGAAACAAAAATCTACGTTCCAATGATCTACAACTATGTCCCT atcaTGTGCCCAAAATATCTTCTGTGGTTGCTGTGCTTGCAACTGCTTCATTTGTGGCGACAGCTGTTGCTGCCGGGCTGCTTACGGTTTCAATTGCAAGCCTTTCCTCCATTGGGGCATTTCCAACAccattttcatctttttctaaTCCTGCAAGGAATCTTTTT AGAAGTGCATGCCATATTCAGGTTTTTGCATTATCTAGATGGTTGGCAGTGAAACTGCCAGTGAATTATTATGAATTTGCAAGGGGTTTGCGATGGAGCATTCCCTACTTCAGTCTTCCATGGGAGTCTGGGCACATCCACCCAGTCGTGGTGGGCTCAAGTCCTCTGACCAACTCAGATTCCTACAGGTCTAAAATTCATGATTCAGGAATTTTCCTGGGTGTGCAGCCAAAACAAGGGAATTTGAGTAGGGCTGCTTCCATATACAAAGCACGATTGCGGCCAAATCCCAAAGAATATATATCATTATTTCAG AACAATAGTAAACCAGATGCTGAATATAAATTGGATGG GTGGGAGGATTTTAGTAGAACTATGTTCTGGTTAGCCATAATTGGTGGCAGTTTAATACTGCTGCATGCTCTACTCCTTGccatcctaaaatttaggaagCAAAAGCAGAGGGGTTATGGACTACTCACATTCCCAAGATTTGAAATATTCCTTGTAAATCTTGCACTACCTAGTATTTGTGAGGCCTCTTCTGCTCTAATTAGAG GAGGAACACGATCAGGGATTGTAGTTGGCAGTCCGTTTCTGGGTGCTGTGTCTTTTCTACTGCTAGCCTTGCTCTGGTTCCTCTCTACACGCATTACATTTGCAAAGCAACTTCAATACAAGGAAGCTCATCAAGCAGGTCGGAGATTTTACAGTCTTGGAAATAGAGGCCAATGGACATGGAAACAAAACTCTGATTGCCTAATCATTTTAGGGCCTCTATACGAAGATATAAGAGGCCCCATCCTCTCACAGATTTCTGGAGAAAGTGTTGATAAAGATGGTGATGGGATCATTGCCTCTAATGAGGAAACTGAAGAGCTTTGTCCAAAAGTAGAAGAGGTTTCTGGGGACAATGTTGTGATAACATCAGGGACGAGGCTTGACTTAGCTCCACCAAGTTCAGCGCGAAGTACGTCCCGTTCAACTCAACCGAGTCCTATTCCCTCAGCAAGACCACACACTACAACAACTTCGACTGGCACCTTGACGTCTAGCTCAAGTGTTCATCCAAATGTTGATGATGGGATCATTGCCTCCGATGACGGGATCATTGCCTCTGATGACAAAACCGAAGAGGTTTATCCAAAAGCTGAGGTTTTTGGGGGCAGTGTTCATACACATTCAGAGGCACCTTTTAACCAAAAGCTGTTTGGGAAACTCAGATTATACTACACATTGCTTGAGTCCTTAAGACGCATTGTACTAGGGACTATGACTGGTGTCTATAAGGACCATTGGCCTTCTGAGATTCCCACTATAATATTGCTATGCATCACTTCTTTTCAGCTCTTATTCCTTGTTCTCAATAAGCCATTTATTAATAATGCAGTTCAGTTTGTTGAGATCATTTCAGTTTCTAGTGAAGTATGTGTATTTGCTATTTGTTTAGTTCTCCTGGAGAGTCCGTCTGTAGCCCAAGATGAGACTATGGTTGGAGTGTTCATGCTTATACTTTTCCTACTGGGATTTTTACCACAGATGATGAATCAATGGTATGCTCTCAAAAGACAGATAAAGCAGATGGACTCTAAAAAGAAGCATTTCCTAACTGGTTTGAAGATAGTTTCAATAGGATTAGCTCTGCTTTTCATCTCACAGGATTTTTTGGATAACGAGCTCCAAGGAATTTTTGGGGATGGTGACCAAGGGCAGGAAGATGATAATGTCAATATTGATGACCAAGGGAAGGAAGAGACTAATGACACTGGTGACCAAGCGAAGGAAGAGACTGATGACAAAGATGGCGAAGGAGAGGAAGAGACTAACAGAAGGAACTCTGGGAGTAGTAACAGAAGGAATCCTAGGAGAAGGAATAGGAACAGGAACTCTGGGAGTAGGAACTCGGGAACAACTGTGCCAGAAAAATCATGGTTAAACCAATTGGTCGATCCTGTTATGAACTGTATGGGATTGCCTAAGATAATTTAA